Proteins from one Thaumasiovibrio subtropicus genomic window:
- a CDS encoding phosphate-starvation-inducible PsiE family protein yields the protein MKQHTDDKMIDAFHRVIHLSVKLLALFMVVLIVMGVLDVGWTMAQKLMHPPHFVLKVSDLLALFGAFMAVLIAIEIFINITVYLREEVIHVKIVIATALMAAARKVIVLDLEKYDAWQVASLALVFFAASFAYWFVHQIPSKDKVHETLD from the coding sequence ATGAAACAACATACTGACGACAAGATGATTGATGCCTTCCACCGGGTCATTCACTTGTCAGTAAAACTCTTAGCACTGTTCATGGTTGTATTGATTGTGATGGGTGTGCTAGATGTCGGCTGGACGATGGCACAAAAACTGATGCACCCTCCTCACTTTGTCTTGAAGGTATCAGATCTACTCGCGCTATTTGGCGCTTTCATGGCGGTGTTAATTGCCATTGAAATCTTCATCAACATCACAGTCTACCTGAGAGAAGAAGTGATCCACGTGAAGATCGTTATTGCCACCGCGTTGATGGCAGCCGCACGAAAAGTCATTGTGCTTGACTTAGAGAAATACGACGCATGGCAAGTGGCATCATTGGCATTGGTTTTCTTTGCTGCATCGTTTGCGTACTGGTTTGTTCATCAAATACCGTCAAAAGACAAAGTACACGAAACGCTTGATTAA